A single window of Tenericutes bacterium MZ-XQ DNA harbors:
- a CDS encoding glucose-1-phosphate adenylyltransferase, which produces METLALILAGGKGSRLDILSQRRSKPAMPFAGKFRIIDFTLSNCTQSNLFDIGILTQYLPLSLNEHIGSGKAWDLDRRDSGVTLLQPHNYWYLGTADAVLKNLEFIQRKEPKYVLILSGDHIYKMDYRKMITAHKEKNAKLTIATQPVDQKEVSRFGIMSINENDEIIKFEEKPKTSDSNLASMGIYLFNYELLEKVLLNIKREDLDFGKHIIPYLIETTKNEVFAYQFKDYWMDVGTYDAYWETNLQMTKDFTALDLYDPTWKVFTKSEDLPPVKVGSDAHIQTSLVSNGSVIEGTVINSVLSPGVRVGKGSVVKDSILLNNAIVGDGVTIQKSIIDKKVVIGRNSYIGYGDDLTPNQEKPDLLTTGITVIEKRTVIPENVQIGRNCRIFKSHDFKEKTVKSGSTLR; this is translated from the coding sequence ATGGAAACTTTAGCATTAATATTAGCAGGTGGCAAGGGAAGTCGACTTGACATTTTATCACAAAGAAGATCAAAACCAGCAATGCCTTTTGCTGGTAAATTTAGAATCATTGACTTTACATTATCAAACTGTACACAATCTAATTTATTTGATATTGGCATTTTAACACAATATTTACCCTTATCTTTAAATGAACATATCGGAAGTGGAAAAGCTTGGGATTTAGATAGACGCGATTCTGGTGTGACACTTCTTCAACCACATAACTACTGGTACTTAGGTACAGCTGATGCTGTCTTAAAAAATCTAGAGTTCATTCAAAGAAAAGAACCTAAATATGTTCTTATTCTTTCTGGTGATCATATCTATAAAATGGACTATCGTAAAATGATTACTGCACATAAAGAAAAAAATGCAAAACTAACAATCGCAACTCAACCTGTTGATCAAAAAGAAGTTTCTCGATTTGGTATCATGTCTATTAATGAAAATGATGAAATTATTAAATTTGAAGAGAAACCTAAAACTTCAGATTCGAATTTAGCTTCTATGGGTATTTACTTGTTTAATTATGAGTTACTAGAAAAAGTTTTACTTAATATTAAACGAGAAGATTTAGATTTTGGTAAACACATTATTCCTTATCTCATAGAAACAACCAAAAATGAAGTTTTTGCATACCAATTTAAAGATTATTGGATGGATGTAGGAACTTATGATGCATATTGGGAAACAAACTTACAAATGACTAAAGACTTTACTGCGTTAGACCTATATGATCCGACTTGGAAAGTGTTTACGAAAAGCGAAGATTTGCCTCCGGTGAAAGTCGGTTCAGATGCACATATCCAAACATCACTTGTTTCTAATGGATCTGTAATTGAAGGCACAGTCATAAATTCGGTACTCAGTCCAGGTGTTAGAGTTGGTAAGGGTAGCGTGGTTAAAGATAGTATTCTTCTAAACAATGCCATCGTTGGTGATGGTGTTACCATTCAAAAAAGTATTATTGATAAAAAAGTGGTTATCGGTAGAAATTCATATATCGGATATGGCGATGATTTAACACCAAACCAAGAAAAACCGGATTTATTAACAACTGGCATAACTGTTATTGAAAAACGCACAGTTATTCCTGAAAATGTACAAATCGGAAGGAATTGTAGAATTTTTAAATCTCATGATTTCAAAGAAAAAACTGTTAAAAGCGGATCTACACTAAGATAA